The proteins below are encoded in one region of Prosthecobacter dejongeii:
- a CDS encoding DEAD/DEAH box helicase produces the protein MSVAASIPLTVNQRATLEAFLQEVPSHIATRAIGLMRERALRSVQATPLGLIAKVQGDQLFNVTLRFTDIGLTPACSCDSGPRCAHTVTLMMELRKHAPTLTPAAPKPVPHSTSSPTADRDRSPLPTTTATPRPDSPARTAGGAGGSPHGSTPSPDGESTATSAPARTLGSAPSDPPTAPSLAAQVTALLSQPLTAAARTALLTVEPWWVNRVPKIEQATLLQACGRTAWGYQKITLWPTGLPPGTVAEFLTCLALALKKHGAQLPDPLPTLVTPALEKQLTTRWQQQQAVQEWKTLLGQWQEVELEDDLPEPGPELRLMLHRAGASIQARQPDEADYGKISLKALRELCQPPPSRSGPGSSSADTPPRLSPGSALVLKAFQDPYGKLTGPEIPPLSEALNRCLTHLAKNPDLLREHAATEEGHPLHHVEEALTWQLTGPHTPTGHYHLHLRTAAGTVPEPPVALLPGSPTRYITAQAIYPLAYWPFKNERPAWPMAIPAAALESREGVNALAKLGVALPPTLAPRVQRVEAHIHLQAQIHRPSSSAGDHLRLQALATFDQAEIPCTWNGRRWVPHYRAAAHAPDAPTPGADTLIQVDKSALSPAAAWLRQMPLRPSADAPGQVEQKLTGRDWPETVAAWLTRRPPGLTVQLDAELASLRDGHLSGHLRLDLEQASTGLDWFDITVALDVGAHTLTPEERDLLLRAQGRWVKLPTQGWRRLDLHLTAAQEADLATLGLSARDFTGQPQRLHALQLQALAHAPTALLPAEATTRIQRRLEDLHTRVTPAQPATIQATLRPYQTQGFHFLAYLSTNHFGGVLADDMGLGKTLQALTWIAWLRAEQKASHPILVICPKSVQDNWRAEAHRFYPDLRVTVWDRRSAGKTGLDDTTDLLVIHYAQLRQHEAALTARPWGAAILDEAQAIKNPTSQSARAACALQAQHRLALTGTPIENRLLDLWSIFTFAMPGILGNRASFTRHFDASEDPLARRRLAARTRPFLLRRTKKEVAPDLPDRIEEDLLIEMEGPQARLYQAELKRARAQLLKVETTRQLDQARFSVLTSLLRLRQICCHPRLIGLNPEGDPAPRPNRKSSKKAIAAAPLDTDPAAEPAEPESAKLQALLEQLEPIIEEGQKALVFSQFVQMLHLIQEQTEAQGWTTFILTGDTEDRGALVAAFQAHEGPAVFLISLKAGGSGLNLTAASYVILYDPWWNPAVEAQAIDRTHRIGQQQTVIAYRLLMKGSLEEKIRLLQQQKGALAQDLLGEETFAQTLTLQDFHFLLSEG, from the coding sequence CCACCCGCGCCATCGGCCTCATGCGGGAGCGCGCCTTGCGCAGCGTGCAGGCCACCCCGCTGGGTCTCATCGCCAAGGTGCAGGGGGATCAGCTTTTCAATGTCACCTTGCGCTTCACCGACATCGGCCTGACCCCGGCCTGCTCCTGCGACAGCGGCCCGCGCTGCGCCCACACCGTCACCCTCATGATGGAGCTGCGCAAACACGCCCCCACCCTCACCCCCGCCGCGCCGAAGCCCGTCCCACACAGCACCAGCAGCCCCACTGCAGATCGCGACCGCAGCCCTCTCCCCACCACCACCGCCACCCCGCGGCCCGATAGCCCCGCACGCACCGCAGGCGGGGCAGGCGGGTCGCCCCACGGATCCACCCCGAGCCCAGACGGAGAGTCCACGGCCACGTCTGCCCCTGCGCGCACGCTCGGCAGTGCCCCCAGTGACCCGCCCACCGCGCCCAGCCTGGCCGCCCAGGTCACCGCCTTGCTCAGCCAGCCGCTCACTGCCGCCGCGCGCACCGCCCTGCTCACCGTGGAGCCGTGGTGGGTGAACCGCGTGCCGAAGATCGAGCAAGCCACCCTCCTCCAGGCCTGCGGCCGCACCGCCTGGGGTTACCAAAAGATCACCCTCTGGCCCACCGGCCTGCCGCCAGGCACCGTGGCAGAGTTCCTCACCTGCCTAGCCCTGGCGCTGAAAAAACACGGCGCGCAGTTGCCAGATCCCCTGCCCACCCTCGTCACCCCCGCGCTGGAAAAGCAGCTCACCACCCGCTGGCAGCAGCAGCAGGCCGTGCAGGAGTGGAAAACCTTGTTAGGCCAGTGGCAGGAGGTGGAGCTGGAGGATGACCTGCCCGAGCCCGGACCCGAATTGCGCCTGATGCTCCACCGCGCCGGCGCCAGCATCCAGGCCCGCCAGCCCGATGAGGCCGACTACGGAAAGATCAGCCTGAAGGCCCTGCGCGAGCTCTGCCAGCCCCCGCCCAGCCGCAGCGGCCCTGGCAGCAGCAGTGCGGACACCCCCCCGCGTCTCAGCCCCGGCTCCGCCCTCGTCCTCAAAGCCTTCCAGGACCCCTACGGCAAGCTCACCGGGCCCGAGATCCCACCCCTCAGCGAAGCGCTGAACCGCTGCCTCACCCACCTGGCGAAAAACCCCGACCTGCTGCGCGAACACGCCGCCACGGAGGAAGGCCACCCCCTCCACCATGTGGAGGAGGCCCTCACCTGGCAGCTCACCGGCCCCCACACCCCCACCGGCCACTACCACCTGCACCTGCGCACCGCCGCCGGCACCGTGCCAGAGCCCCCCGTGGCCCTACTGCCCGGCAGCCCCACACGCTACATCACCGCCCAGGCCATCTACCCCCTGGCCTACTGGCCCTTTAAAAATGAGCGCCCCGCCTGGCCCATGGCCATCCCCGCCGCCGCGCTGGAAAGCCGCGAAGGCGTGAACGCCCTGGCCAAACTGGGCGTGGCCCTGCCCCCCACCCTGGCCCCCCGCGTGCAGCGCGTGGAGGCCCACATCCACCTCCAGGCCCAGATCCACCGCCCCAGCAGCAGCGCGGGGGATCACCTCCGCCTCCAGGCCCTGGCCACCTTTGACCAGGCCGAAATCCCCTGCACCTGGAATGGCCGCCGCTGGGTGCCCCACTACCGCGCCGCCGCCCACGCGCCCGATGCCCCCACCCCCGGGGCCGACACGCTCATCCAGGTGGATAAATCCGCCCTGTCCCCCGCCGCCGCCTGGCTGCGCCAGATGCCCCTGCGCCCCAGCGCCGATGCCCCCGGCCAGGTGGAGCAAAAACTCACCGGCCGCGACTGGCCAGAAACGGTGGCCGCCTGGCTCACCCGCCGCCCGCCCGGCCTCACCGTCCAGCTCGATGCCGAACTGGCCAGCCTGCGCGACGGCCACCTCAGCGGCCACCTGCGCCTAGACCTCGAACAAGCCTCCACCGGGCTCGATTGGTTTGACATCACCGTCGCCCTCGACGTAGGCGCCCACACCCTCACCCCCGAGGAGCGGGACCTCCTCCTCCGCGCCCAGGGCAGGTGGGTCAAACTCCCCACCCAGGGCTGGCGGCGGCTGGATCTCCACCTCACCGCCGCGCAGGAGGCCGACCTAGCCACCCTCGGCCTCAGCGCCCGCGACTTCACCGGCCAGCCCCAGCGCCTGCACGCCCTCCAGCTCCAGGCCCTCGCCCACGCCCCCACCGCCCTCCTTCCAGCCGAGGCCACCACCCGCATCCAGCGCCGGCTCGAGGACCTGCACACCCGCGTCACCCCCGCCCAGCCCGCCACCATCCAGGCCACCCTCCGCCCCTACCAGACCCAGGGTTTCCACTTCCTCGCCTACCTCTCCACCAACCACTTCGGCGGCGTGCTGGCCGATGACATGGGCCTTGGCAAAACCCTCCAAGCCCTCACCTGGATCGCCTGGCTGCGTGCCGAACAAAAAGCATCGCACCCCATCCTCGTCATCTGCCCCAAGTCCGTGCAGGACAACTGGCGCGCCGAAGCCCACCGCTTCTACCCCGACCTCCGCGTCACCGTGTGGGACCGCCGCAGCGCTGGCAAAACCGGGCTGGATGATACCACCGACCTCCTCGTCATCCACTACGCCCAGCTCCGCCAGCATGAGGCCGCCCTCACCGCCCGCCCCTGGGGAGCCGCCATCCTGGATGAAGCCCAGGCCATCAAAAACCCCACCTCCCAGAGCGCCCGCGCCGCCTGCGCCCTCCAGGCCCAGCACCGCCTGGCCCTCACCGGCACCCCCATTGAAAACCGCCTGCTGGATCTCTGGTCCATCTTCACCTTCGCCATGCCCGGCATCCTCGGGAACCGCGCCAGCTTCACCCGCCACTTCGATGCCAGCGAAGACCCCCTCGCCCGCCGCCGCCTCGCCGCACGCACGCGCCCCTTCCTGCTACGCCGCACCAAAAAAGAAGTCGCCCCCGACCTCCCCGACCGCATCGAGGAAGACCTCCTCATCGAAATGGAAGGCCCCCAGGCCCGCCTCTACCAGGCCGAGCTGAAACGCGCCCGCGCCCAGCTCCTGAAGGTCGAAACCACCCGCCAGCTCGACCAGGCCCGCTTCAGCGTCCTCACCAGCCTCCTCCGCCTCCGCCAGATCTGCTGCCACCCCCGCCTCATCGGCCTCAACCCCGAGGGCGACCCCGCACCCCGGCCTAACCGCAAGTCCAGCAAAAAGGCCATCGCCGCAGCCCCCTTAGACACCGACCCCGCCGCCGAACCCGCCGAACCCGAAAGCGCCAAACTCCAGGCCCTGCTCGAGCAGCTCGAACCCATCATCGAAGAAGGTCAAAAAGCCCTCGTCTTCTCCCAGTTCGTCCAGATGCTGCACCTCATCCAGGAGCAGACCGAAGCCCAGGGCTGGACCACGTTTATTCTCACCGGCGACACCGAAGATCGCGGTGCCCTCGTCGCCGCCTTCCAGGCCCACGAAGGCCCCGCCGTCTTCCTCATCAGCCTCAAAGCCGGCGGCTCCGGGCTCAATCTCACCGCCG